The stretch of DNA GTGGCGCCGGCGCGCGAGCGTATCACCCTCGCGGTGCTTCCGCCCCAGAACACTACCGGAGAGGCGGATTGCGATCATTGGCAATACACGCTGGCCCTCCTGCTGAAGGCTCAACTTCAGGAAACAGAAGCCCTTTGCATCCTGCCGCGCGGTTCCGGTCGTTTCCAATCAGACTCTTGCGCGCAGTTCTGCTGTAGCGACCTGTCCAAAGCGCCGGGAGCGGTATATGACCTGGCACGTGAAACAGGCAGAAAGATAGGCGCCGACCGAGTGGTATGGGGAAACTACGCGGTCGAAGGCCAGAATCGTCGGTTGACTGTCTGGGTTGCAGGTGTCGGCACTGGCGACGCATCCGGACCTTTCACTGCGGAGGCGTCCGATTGGCTTGGGGTAGTCTGTAAAACCAGGAGGTGTATCCTCAAGGCGCTAGGAGTCGTTCCCACGCCTGAAGAGAAGAAGAAGATGGACTTTCCGGTGACAACTTCTGCCCTAGCCCTGGAGTTCTTTAGCCGCGCGCTTGGAGCCGAGAATGCTGGTGATGCGGCAGCCGCTATCGAGCAATACCTGCGCCAGTCGATCGCGCTGGACCCAAATTTCGCGATTGCGCAGGAGTCCCTAGGAAGCGTCTTGGCAGCGCAGAACCTATGGGATGAAGCCGCCGATGCCGTTCGCAACGCTATCGCACTGAGACCTGATCGATCGGTTGGCCACCAACTCTTGGGAGAGATCCTCTTTACCAAAGGTGCCTGGGAAAATTCCAAAGACGAGCAACGGTTTGCGAAGCAAGAGCTTTTAAAGGCGAAGGAGATGGATCCGGAGAATCCCGATACGCTTGAATCTCTGGGACTGTTCTATGGGCACGTGGACGACAAATGGGAGGAAGCCATTTCGCTCCTGCGCTCGGCCCAGAGGCTTTCACCCAATAGCGCATCGCTCCACATGGACTGCGTTGAAGCTTATTTCAATTTAGCTCAACGGGACAAAAGCGCTCGAAGAGGCGCAAATAACTGAGAGCTGCTTGACTACAAATAGCGAGGCGGTTCTGAGCAGGCTCGCAGGATTCAATGATGCCTTAAATGATACCGAGAAGGCTGCAAACCTTTACGAACGCTTCATCGCCCGCGCCGAGCCTCAGGGGGTATTCCCGCTTGCGGTCCAGTCCGCGTATGCGGCGCTGAGGCGTTTGAAACCCCGCTTGACGCCGCATTTTGTGCCGGCGGTCCCTCCACAATCTTTCACGCCCGAAGCCTTGAAGAGGGCTTTGCGCGCGCGGTTGACCCCCCACGAGTTTGGCCTGGCAAAGAATCCTTTGGCCGCAACGCCTCAGATGGCAAAATTTGCACATCAGTTAGTTGGCGATGCACCCAACGATATGGAGAAAGCGCGCCGCTTGTTTTACGGGTTGGTGACGCGCATTGATTTCAGTTCCGGATTCAATCCACCATTTGAAGACCGTGAGCGCACGGCTGCACAGACCTTTAAGGCTTGGTCGGACCCCTGGGCGCGGATCGTTTGCCAGGATTACGCGTTCCTGTATGTCGCCTTGGCTCGGGAGGTGGGGCTGCAGGCGTGGCCGGTTTGGATAATAAGGGATTGTCGCGGCCGCCTTGTGTCTCACGTCTGCGCCGGCGTGTTCGTGAACGGAAAGACTCTGCTTGCAGATCCTTCTTATCGCTGGTTTGGCGCTCCACACGAGGAATACCAATTCGAGGATGATCTTCAAGCCATAGCAGCGTACATGGCTCAGTCTCGGTCGGACACTATCGCTCTGGACAAGCTCGCCGAAAAGCTTATGCCGGATTGGCCTTGGGTTCGTTTCTGCCTGGCAATGGACCTCGCGCAAGAAGGCCGGTTCCCGGAAGCTCGAATGGCACTTCAGTCGGGTATCGAGATAGACTCAAAAATTTGGTGGGGATCGTACGCTCAGGGTGTGGTTGACGTTTGCGAAAAGAAAGGGGCTGAGGCAGTCAAGCGCCTGCGTGAGGCTCTAAACTCGAATCCAGATTTTCCTCTGATTCGGTATGAGCTTGGGCGGGCATACCAACTGGACGGGAAGCTGCGTGATGCGCGCGAGGAGTTTTGTCTCTACTTGCAGGGCGACGTTGACTGGCGGCCCGCAGGCGATGCCCGGCGGGCGATTGATAGAATTACCCGGCAACTGCAATCCGAGGACAAAGCGAACCACCTGGACGCTGCCGCCTACGCAGCCCGCGCCAGCACGTTTTTTACGCAAGGCATGTATTTGGACTCCATTGAAGATTGCAGCAACGCGATCCAGCTAGAGCCGAAGAACCCCAAATTCTACTTGCTTCGCTCTTATGCCTATTACCGCAACCATGAAGAAAACCTATCGTTGGCGGATTTGAGTACCGCGATCGATCTCAATCCGAGGAATGCAACCGCCCTGGACCAGCGGGGATATGCGTATATGGAGCAATCACATTTCGAGCAGGCGCTCGCAGATTTTTACCAATCCATCCGGCTCGATCCAACGAACTACATGCCCTATGCGCACTTGGCTTGGGTTCGAGCTTCCTGTCCGGTTGCATTTTTCAGAAATGGAAAGGAAGCACTCGATGCCGCAAAACGTGCCTGCGAACAAGAAGGCTGCAAGGAGTTTGGCGGATTGGAACTTTTGGCCGCGGCTTATGCCGAAACTGGCGATTTTGACGCGGCGATCAAGTACCAGAAGCAGGCTTTGGCGGCTAAGGGTTCTCCTGCAGAAATGCGTGAGAATATGGCATCAACACTGCGGTTATATGAGCAACACCGCCCCCACCATTTTCACCCCTGACTATCGGGAAGGGCACATGATTCCTCAATTCTTTTTTCTTTCCCCAAATGCGCGGCGGACGAAGGGGCCAAGCACCATGACCCCAATCGTCGTCGGGAGCCTGAAGAATCGGAAATTCACATAGCTGAACAAAGCCGTGATGGTGATCAGCAACGCGATGATTTGGAGCATGGTCAAACGGCGCTTCCTGAGTTAAGGCTCAGGGCGGCTCGCCGACCCCCTCTCCTGCTTTGGAGGAGAGGGCGGGAAGAGGATGCCCTTTACCTTCCTCGACATTAAGGCGCTCGTACTGTGTCGCTGATGTCATACGGGGCCCCTCCGTTGCACTCTCCGCGCAGACGGATTACAATTTGGCATTGACAGTTGACCGAAAACCATGAACCCATTCTCTATGAAAACCTTTCTCGCTTTGCTCGCGCTGCTTGCCCTGTGTGTTGCCCTCAGCGGCTGTGAAGATCACGACACCGACGTGGACAGCGTCCCGCCCAACGCGTGGTTGCCGCTCTAATTATAGCCCGCCACTTAAGTTCGTCGCGAAAGACTGCCAGATCCCTCTGTCCTACGTTCTCGGGAAGTTTGGAGACGAGAATTCGAGCCTGCCTGCTTCGAATGGAACCGCGATCGAGCAAATCCAGCCCTGAAAGCTTATTCGCAGGCTCGATTCGGGCGCGGAACTTCCGCCGCCAGCGGGGGAAAAAGCCGTGGCGCCGCAATTCCAATTCTACCGATGGCCATGCGATGGATGAGGGACATGAAGCATTTGGCCAGGAAATCGAATGGAGGCGCCATCGGGTTATGCCTTCCGCCTTCCAGAGTCAGCGCGCTATGGCCGGAGGCCGGTCAAAAGAGCCGGCAGGACCGTTTGCAGCACGAGCGCTTCAACTCGCTCGGGAGATCCGGCAACTGGCTGAACCCCAGCTTGCAGCGGATGAAGCGCATCGAGGTTGGCCCATTGGGCAGATTCGACATCGTTCCTGGTTCTTACGCCTATAAGGTGGTCCCGGTTGCCACTGCGGGGCTAGTGACCGTACTGCCGTCAAGGGTGATCGCGGTTTGGGCCAACAGTCGGCCGTTAATTGAGGCGCCCGTCGCAAGGCTGATCGCAGTTTGGCACATCACAATCCCCTCGGAGTGAGCGGTCGTTACCAGGGAGACGTCTCCGGCGGATTCGTTTGCGGCATTGCAAATCGTCGGCGTTGGCAATTGGTCCTCCCTGAAAAGATTCTATTGACAGGATGGCGGAGGATGTGTATATGCACACTAGCTGGCTAAGGAACTGGACATGGCGGGTATGGAAAACTGCGTGTGCTTCAACCTGCGCTGGGTGGCGCGGGTGGTAACCAAGTTTTTCGACGCCGAACTGCGCCGGCACGGCATTCGCCCGACACAAACACCCATCTTAAGCGCGCTCGCGGCTAAGTCGGGTTGGTCCATGGACCAACTGAGCGATTGGCTTGGCATGGAACGGACGACGCTTGTGCGCAATCTCCGCCCATTGGAGCGTGACGGCTTAGTGGAACTGAGCGGCACTGGCCGCGGCGGGAAAGTTAGCCTCTCCCTTACGGCTAAAGGGAAGAAAGAGCTGGCCGAAGCCATGCCGGCCTGGCGCGCGGCCCAGCAAGCCGCGGTGAAGACCCTCGGCGCGGAACGTTGGTCGGCGATTCTTACCGATCTAGAGAGGGCGGCGCTTGCTTTGACTAAATGAACTCGAACCTGCCACCGGGAAAAACTATTGAACTCTTGTTGTGTATATGCACACCACTGCGTTAGATTCTCCTTCTCAGCCCGCAGCGCGGCCGAGAGCTCCTTTGGATGCAGCCTGGCTGCGTGAACTTTGTCTCGCAGCCGGCGCCGATGATGTCGGCTTTGTGGAACTGGAACGGCCAGCGCTGGCTTCGGAGCGACCCCACATCGAGAGGGCATTTCGCCATGCTCGCAGTCTGGTCAGCTTTGTAGTGCGGATGAACCGGGACAATGTCCGCAGCCCGGCGCGTTCGGTGGCCAACTCTGAGTTCCATGAGGCGGGCGATGAGGTGAACCACATTGCCCGCAAGGTTACCGCGGCCTTGGAACGCGCTGGCGTCCGGGCGCTGAATCCGCCGATGGGGTTTCCGATGGAAGCCGACCGTTGGATGACCGAACGAATGTGGTTGGTCGCTCACAAACCCGTTGCGGTGGCGGCGGGGTTGGGCCGGATGGGGATACACCGGAACGTGATTCATCCGCGCTTCGGGAACTTTGTTCTGCTAGGCACCATTCTAGTCGCGGAAGAAATCAGCGAGTATTCTCGCGAACTGGGCTATAACCCGTGCCTGGAATGCAAGCTGTGTGTGGCGGCGTGCCCCGTCGGGGCGATTTTGCCGGACGGCGCGTTCAACTTTTCGGCCTGTTACACGCACAACTATCGCGAGTTCATGGGCGGCTTTGCGGACTGGGTGGAAACGATCGTCGATAGCCGCAACGGACTGGATTACCGGCGGCGGGTAAAGGAATCGGAGAGCGTTTCCACCTGGCAGAGTCTTGGCTTTGGCCCGAACTACAAAGCGGCGTATTGCATGGCCGTGTGCCCGGCGGGCGAGGATGTGATCGGCCCATTCTTAGCGTCGAAAAAGGATTTTCTGGACGATGTGGTACGACCGCTGCAAGCGAAGCAAGAGCCGGTGTATGTGGTTCCTGGTTCGGACGCGGAAGCCCATGTGCAGAAGCGGCACCCGCACAAGAACGTGCGCCATGTGCGCAATTCGCTGCGGCCGCGGAGTATCGCCGCCCTGTTGAACGGGATACCCCTCTCTTTCCAACGGCAGGCGGCCGGCACGCTGGGCGCCACCTACCATTTCACCTTCAGAGGAAAGGAAACCACAGAGGCAACCGTGGTCATCCGCTCAGGGACGATCACGGTCGAACAGGGATTGAAAGGTCAACCCAACCTCCACGTCATTGCGGACGCCGAAACCTGGCTCGGATTTCTGGCGAAAGAAAGAAACCTGTTTTGGGCGCTGATCACCCGCAAAATCAGGATCAAAGGAAATCCCAAATGGTTGTTGGCGTTCAGCCGATGTTTTCCTTCGTAAACGAAAGGCACAATGAACTCATCGGCTCTCCACCCTGCAAACCATCCATTCGCGTCCAACCGGATTGAATGGCGGTTGAATCAACCGTTCGCGAAAAGCCTGCAACGGCTGCTTACGATTCTGGGAAAGCCGCACCCGCTCCGGCTTTTGGTCTATGCCAGACTGGGGGGAAAGGCAGGATTGGAGCACTACCTGGAAAAGGTCGGTGGCGAATTGGGATTAATGATTCTGGGGACCGTTCGTCACGGCTTCATCATGTCAGCCTTGAACGGGCCAAGCCATGCACAAATGTTCCTCATTGGAAACCCGCTCACGGCGGTCGGCCTAATGCGGGAGTTCAAACAGGCGGGAGTCTATGCGCCGATGCGGGTCATGTTTCATGATGACGGAATGGATCGGACCATTATCACCTACGACGCGCCATCAAAGGTCTTTGGCCAGTTTGATTCGCCTCAATTCCTGAATACTGGGGAAATGCTCGAACGGAAGTTGGAAGCGCTGGTTCGAGAGATTGCGATATCGTAAAGGATCTATCGAGCCCGCCGGCTCCGAAAGCGCTCCCATATAGGCGTAAGAACCAGGAACGATGTCAAATTCGCCCACTGGGCCAACCTCGATGCGCTTCATCTGGGGCACGGACGCAATCAAGACGTACGTGCCATTCTCGTCTGGGAGGTCCATTCCCGTCACCCGGAGGTGTTGCCGTTCCAACCCGCTGAAGCCGAAGGAAATCTAGACCCTTAGCCAGCCACGGAACGCCCTGGCGCTATAGTAAGACTGGGCGCCGTTGTGACCCACGAAGACTCGGCCATAGCGGCGATCGCAATAGAGCGCGCCGCCGAGTTTTCTGATATCAGCAGGTGTCTTCACCCAACTTGACGTCTTGGTATCGAAATCTCCAAAACCCTGCAGCTCCAGATATTGTTCTTCTGTTAAAAGTTCAATGCCCATGGCCGCTGCCATATCCATGGCGGTATTCTCGGGTTTATGTTCCTTCCTGGATTCCAGCCCTTCACGGTCGTAACAAACACTGGTGCGGCCTTTAGGACTCTCCGGCGAACAATCATAGAAAACGTATTCGCCCGTCTGTTTATCATGGTCCACAATATCCGGCTCACCGCCGGTTCTTTCCATTTCATTGAGCGACCACAGTTTCTCAGTGTTGGCTTCCAGCCGTGCTCGCACTTTAGCCCATTCAAGACCCTTGTGGCGGTTCATATTTTTCTCGAACCTCGCTTTCAACGCTGTGAGCAGCGCTTCACGTTGTTTTGGGGATAACTCCTTTTTATTGCTCTTATTCATAAATGACAGTTCGAGTATGCTTTTTCATCCCGTCGATTTTGGTTTCAGCTTAGCAGCCTAGGAACGACTGGTAAATTGCGCGATTTTCGCATTCTGCATTCTGCACCTATTAGTCTTCCGCCCTTTCCCTGTGGGCCGCCATTTTGACGAGCTTTTGGTCGAACTGGCCCAGGACGGTCACGAGGTCCTTTTGAGCGGCCATGCGATCCAGCGGTCTGTTTGAGGCGCTGATTGTTGACGGCAGTTTCATCACTGCCAAATCCGGCAATATCGGGTTGTCTGAGGCGTTTGTTCTTTGTTGATAGGCGGGCTATGTTCGGCATGAAAGTCATTTTCGAAACGCATGAGACCTT from Verrucomicrobiia bacterium encodes:
- a CDS encoding ice-binding family protein; the protein is MPTPTICNAANESAGDVSLVTTAHSEGIVMCQTAISLATGASINGRLLAQTAITLDGSTVTSPAVATGTTL
- a CDS encoding DUF4256 domain-containing protein; translation: MNKSNKKELSPKQREALLTALKARFEKNMNRHKGLEWAKVRARLEANTEKLWSLNEMERTGGEPDIVDHDKQTGEYVFYDCSPESPKGRTSVCYDREGLESRKEHKPENTAMDMAAAMGIELLTEEQYLELQGFGDFDTKTSSWVKTPADIRKLGGALYCDRRYGRVFVGHNGAQSYYSARAFRGWLRV
- a CDS encoding MarR family winged helix-turn-helix transcriptional regulator, which codes for MAGMENCVCFNLRWVARVVTKFFDAELRRHGIRPTQTPILSALAAKSGWSMDQLSDWLGMERTTLVRNLRPLERDGLVELSGTGRGGKVSLSLTAKGKKELAEAMPAWRAAQQAAVKTLGAERWSAILTDLERAALALTK
- a CDS encoding DUF302 domain-containing protein, whose translation is MNSSALHPANHPFASNRIEWRLNQPFAKSLQRLLTILGKPHPLRLLVYARLGGKAGLEHYLEKVGGELGLMILGTVRHGFIMSALNGPSHAQMFLIGNPLTAVGLMREFKQAGVYAPMRVMFHDDGMDRTIITYDAPSKVFGQFDSPQFLNTGEMLERKLEALVREIAIS
- a CDS encoding SCP2 sterol-binding domain-containing protein, with product MHTTALDSPSQPAARPRAPLDAAWLRELCLAAGADDVGFVELERPALASERPHIERAFRHARSLVSFVVRMNRDNVRSPARSVANSEFHEAGDEVNHIARKVTAALERAGVRALNPPMGFPMEADRWMTERMWLVAHKPVAVAAGLGRMGIHRNVIHPRFGNFVLLGTILVAEEISEYSRELGYNPCLECKLCVAACPVGAILPDGAFNFSACYTHNYREFMGGFADWVETIVDSRNGLDYRRRVKESESVSTWQSLGFGPNYKAAYCMAVCPAGEDVIGPFLASKKDFLDDVVRPLQAKQEPVYVVPGSDAEAHVQKRHPHKNVRHVRNSLRPRSIAALLNGIPLSFQRQAAGTLGATYHFTFRGKETTEATVVIRSGTITVEQGLKGQPNLHVIADAETWLGFLAKERNLFWALITRKIRIKGNPKWLLAFSRCFPS
- a CDS encoding tetratricopeptide repeat protein translates to MRARLTPHEFGLAKNPLAATPQMAKFAHQLVGDAPNDMEKARRLFYGLVTRIDFSSGFNPPFEDRERTAAQTFKAWSDPWARIVCQDYAFLYVALAREVGLQAWPVWIIRDCRGRLVSHVCAGVFVNGKTLLADPSYRWFGAPHEEYQFEDDLQAIAAYMAQSRSDTIALDKLAEKLMPDWPWVRFCLAMDLAQEGRFPEARMALQSGIEIDSKIWWGSYAQGVVDVCEKKGAEAVKRLREALNSNPDFPLIRYELGRAYQLDGKLRDAREEFCLYLQGDVDWRPAGDARRAIDRITRQLQSEDKANHLDAAAYAARASTFFTQGMYLDSIEDCSNAIQLEPKNPKFYLLRSYAYYRNHEENLSLADLSTAIDLNPRNATALDQRGYAYMEQSHFEQALADFYQSIRLDPTNYMPYAHLAWVRASCPVAFFRNGKEALDAAKRACEQEGCKEFGGLELLAAAYAETGDFDAAIKYQKQALAAKGSPAEMRENMASTLRLYEQHRPHHFHP